One region of Fusarium oxysporum f. sp. lycopersici 4287 chromosome 14, whole genome shotgun sequence genomic DNA includes:
- a CDS encoding hypothetical protein (At least one base has a quality score < 10), with the protein MDFSSGFGPKVSQCEAIIGYCFNSKVLCAEALNAAAFYLCSIWVQRGLDKHCWTMLRHDLISNENPARVGMEHGLDTCINKCG; encoded by the exons ATGGATTTCTCCTCCGGCTTTGGTCCAAAGGTCTCCCAGTGCGAGGCAATTATCGGATACTGCTTCAATTCTAAGGTACTCTGCGCCGAGGCCCTGAACGCTGCAGCTTTCTACTTGTGCAGCATCTGGGTGCAGCGGGGTCTTGACAAAC ATTGCTGGACTATGCTTCGGCATGACCTTATCAGCAACGAGAATCCTGCCCGAGTCGGCATGGAACATGGCCTCGACACCTGCATCAATAAGTGTGGATAG